The DNA sequence TGTCGTGAACAAGCTTTTGGCTGTATTCCTTCCGCCAGCAGCATTTGCATGTGTCGGGCAGTTCATGAATTTCATGACGATGGGACAGGCGACCTCTTCGCTAGCTCTCCAGAACGGCTGGGTGAGCCTTACCGCGCAGAACAGGGATAACCTGGAACAGCTGCGAGGCGTGTGGCGTGGTGGATTCCGCTTGACGACTTATGCGAGTATCTTTACGTTTGCTGTGGCTTTAGTCCTGTGTTTTACAGTTCCTCTGGAAAGATTTTTTCCGGGCATTCATCCGCGTCTTGTGCAGGCGGCGATCATTTTTGCCTTGCCTGGAGTCTTGGCAACGAATGTTATCACGATTACAGCTTCTGTGATGAACGGACTTGGGCATTACCGCCGCTGGGCGCTGATCAATATGGTCTCGTCCTTGTGGCAGATGCTTTGGGTGGCATTTTTTATTTACACGGGGCGGTTGAGCGTCCTTTCTATTGTGGCGACGCAGTCCATTATCGCTGGCGTTTTTGCGGGGCAGATTGCGGCCCGAGCTGGTTTTAGCTTGAGTGAAATCCGCAAGTCTGCGCTTGATATCCGTGCTCCGTGGGGCTCTTATGCGTTGATGGGAATTGTGCCGATGGTGCTTTCTCCTGTGGTGCTGACGTTCATGCGAATGACCATTGGCGAGAATTTGGGATGGGATGCGGCGGGCATTTGGCAGGGCATCTGGAAAATTTCAGATTTTTTGACGGCGTTTTTCTCGGCGATTCTTGGCGTGATTATCTTGCCGAAGGTTTCTGCGAAAATGGTAAAATCGGAGTTTTGGAATATGTTCCGCCCGCTTTTGTTGAAGTCGATGGCGCTTGCGCTTGTGGCGGTTTTGATCCTCTATTTTGGCCGTTCGCTGCTGGTGGAGGTGATGCTTTCTTCTGCATATGCTGGAGCTGCCGATTATATTTCCGTGCAACTGTTGGGCGATTTTTTCCGTGTTGGAGGCTGGGCTCTTGGACTTGTACTGATTGCCCGCCGTGAAACGAAAAAATTCTTGGTTCTTGAAATTTGCTCTGAACTTGTCCTGGCAAGTGCAACCGTAGCTTTCGTTAAGCTTTATGAATTTAATGGCCCGATGATGGCGTATGCTCTCGAAAACTTTTTGACGCTTGTCGCCTCGCTTATTCTTGTCAGTCGTTTAGAGTGGTCTAAAACGGAAAGGACCGAAGCATGACTCCCAAAGTTTCTGTAATCTTGCCGAGCTATAATCACGAACCGTATGTTGAAGCGGCTGTACGTTCTGTCATGGAACAGACGGGTGTTGATTTTGAGTTGATCGTTATTGATGATGGCAGCAAGGATCGTTCTCCAGAAATTTTAAAACGGCTTTCTGAAGAATTCGGGTTTACGTTTATCCATCGCCCGAATCAAGGTGTTGTTGCGACGCTGAACGAGGCGCTTTCTCTTGCTCGTGGAAAGTATGTGTGTTCGTTTTCTTCGGATGACATTATGCCTCCAGATCGTCTCAAGAAACAGAGCGATTTTCTGGATGCCCATCCAGAAGCGGTTGCGTGTTTTGGACAAGTTGTTCCGCTGTATGAAGGCGATAGGGTCGGGACCGAAATGGACTGCCGCTACCTCCGCAGCGTACCGCAGGTGACTTTTGAGGAATCTTTTCTGGGGCAAAAGGCCTTGCATGGTTGTGCCGAAATGTTCATTCGCGAAAAGATTCTTGAAATTGGAGCTTATGATAAGCATTATTTCTTCGAGGATTATCCGCTTTTTTTGAACATCCTTTACCATTATGGCCCGCAGCCGGTTTCGAAGGATTTTGTGTGCTGCTATTACCGCGAACACGGTGATAATTTACATGTCAATCACGACCGGATCTACAGCGAAATATTGCGTATCCTGGCCGAAAACTACAGTACGCATCCCTTGTATAAAAAGGCCGTCCGCGCATGGAAAGCCAACTGGTTTTCTGCTGTGGCTGCCCAGAATAAACTAAAAGCGCTATGCCTGATTCCAAAGGTGATTTCTATTTCTCCTCGCTTCTGGATGCGCTTGCCTAAGCTGTTTATTCCGCGAAGGTTCCTGAAATTCTAATCTTCTACAATTTCATACGGCACATTGCCTAACAAAGATGCATACTTTGGAAAATTGGATGGATAGGTCTTGAATTTGTGATTATGGTAGAGCTTTGCTTTTGATGCCCTTGAAATGAGAAAAAATTCAGTGAATGCTTTCAGGTAATCGGTCGCGTTCTTTGAACCGTTGAAATCGATGTGGATGCTTTTCCCCTTGACCGTAACAACATTTGGAAGTTTTTCGGCTTCCGCAAGGAATGTCGGACTGTCTGCCGTTACAAGCGTTTTTCTTAATGTTGTATCCGAACTGTCATGCCCCACTGGATGGGGCTTCTCCTTCAAAACATTAATTGCCGCATCCATCAGTTTCCGCTTGCCTTTCTCCGGCAGTTCCTTGAACGTGAATTCCTTGAAATCCCCAAGCTTGTTCTGGAAGCGGAACGAAATTGCAGTGTAGCTTTCGCCTA is a window from the Fibrobacter sp. UWB4 genome containing:
- a CDS encoding O-antigen translocase gives rise to the protein MDKTKSEQVNFWKAFMGSGMVTFLNALRVFVVNKLLAVFLPPAAFACVGQFMNFMTMGQATSSLALQNGWVSLTAQNRDNLEQLRGVWRGGFRLTTYASIFTFAVALVLCFTVPLERFFPGIHPRLVQAAIIFALPGVLATNVITITASVMNGLGHYRRWALINMVSSLWQMLWVAFFIYTGRLSVLSIVATQSIIAGVFAGQIAARAGFSLSEIRKSALDIRAPWGSYALMGIVPMVLSPVVLTFMRMTIGENLGWDAAGIWQGIWKISDFLTAFFSAILGVIILPKVSAKMVKSEFWNMFRPLLLKSMALALVAVLILYFGRSLLVEVMLSSAYAGAADYISVQLLGDFFRVGGWALGLVLIARRETKKFLVLEICSELVLASATVAFVKLYEFNGPMMAYALENFLTLVASLILVSRLEWSKTERTEA
- a CDS encoding glycosyltransferase family 2 protein, whose protein sequence is MTPKVSVILPSYNHEPYVEAAVRSVMEQTGVDFELIVIDDGSKDRSPEILKRLSEEFGFTFIHRPNQGVVATLNEALSLARGKYVCSFSSDDIMPPDRLKKQSDFLDAHPEAVACFGQVVPLYEGDRVGTEMDCRYLRSVPQVTFEESFLGQKALHGCAEMFIREKILEIGAYDKHYFFEDYPLFLNILYHYGPQPVSKDFVCCYYREHGDNLHVNHDRIYSEILRILAENYSTHPLYKKAVRAWKANWFSAVAAQNKLKALCLIPKVISISPRFWMRLPKLFIPRRFLKF